The following proteins are co-located in the Gorilla gorilla gorilla isolate KB3781 chromosome 18, NHGRI_mGorGor1-v2.1_pri, whole genome shotgun sequence genome:
- the CCDC78 gene encoding coiled-coil domain-containing protein 78 isoform X6, translating into MEHAATTGPRPGPPSRRVENVSSLGLAAPAMGLKSARSPKGQEGAGSFTLGLISARRGTFAAQPGREAGLVSAWEWGHSPAWDPPGEWVAVPPQVVLRAKDWLPGAPGGTAVWATSLEAEVPPDLALNKEQQLQISKELVDIQITTHHLQEQHEAEIFQLKSEVSSRVNQPQCTGDRGCRPRTRALHGHAHARGICGSRPASECCMPLSVHRVNVHLPQVARGQVHLLMPVVPQILQLESRVLELELRGDGASQGCAVPVESDPRHPRAPAQELRHKAQVPGHSDDRRFQVQPKNAMNPENEQHRLGSSVSVQPPSSGERAAPETPSLGSHPASLVCPTAAGGSEAGAGASGGPAAGTGDACVLCSCQGQLRQAEAENARLQLQLKKLKDEYVLRLQHCAREAVEHADGAGQTPATMALRTFLEATLEDIRAAHRSREQQLARAARSYHKRLVDLSRRHEELLVAYRAPGNPQAIFDIASLDLEPLPVPLVTDFSHREDQHGGPGALLSSPKKGPGGASQGGTSEPQGLDAASWAQIHQKLRDFSRSTQSWNGSGHSCWSGPRWLKSNFLSYRSTWTSTWAGGQRELGVTPGPWSGRNEG; encoded by the exons ATGGAGCACGCAGCCACCACAGGCCCCAGGCCTGGACCTCCCTCTCGGCGGGTGGAGAATGTGAGTTCTCTGGGACTCGCCGCTCCTGCCATGGGGTTGAAGTCTGCCCGTTCCCCCAAAGGCCAGGAGGGTGCAGGTTCCTTCACCCTGGGTCTAATTTCAGCCAGGAGAGGGACTTTTGCAGCTCAGCCAGGCAGGGAGGCGGGACTGGTGAGTGCATGGGAGTGGGGCCACAGCCCAGCCTGGGACCCACCTGGGGAATGGGTGGCGGTACCTCCCCAGGTTGTGCTACGAGCCAAGGACTGGCTGCCAGGAGCTCCTGGGGGCACCGCAGTGTGGGCCACCAGCTTGGAAGCAGAGGTCCCACCAGATCTAGCGCTCAATAAGGAGCAGCAGCTGCAG ATCTCCAAGGAGCTGGTCGACATTCAGATCACAACCCACCATCTACAGGAGCAGCACGAGGCTGAAATCTTCCAGCTGAAGAGTGAGGTGAGCAGCCGTGTGAACCAGCCTCAGTGCACGGGGGACAGGGGGTGCAGGCCCAGGACACGTGCCCTGCATGGGCATGCACACGCACGTGGCATCTGTGGGTCTCGGCCTGCCTCTGAGTGCTGCATGCCCCTGAGCGTGCACCGGGTGAATGTTCACCTACCCCAGGTGGCCCGCGGGCAGGTGCACCTGCTCATGCCAGTTGTCCCACAGATCCTTCAGCTGGAGAGCCGGGTACTGGAGCTGGAGCTGCGAGGAGATGGCGCCAGCCAGGGCTGTGCAGTCCCAGTGGAGTCTGACCCCAGGCACCCCCGGGCACCAGCCCAAGAGCTCAGACACAAAGCCCAGGTGCCTGGACACTCTGATGACCGCAGATTCCAG GTGCAGCCCAAGAACGCCATGAACCCCGAGAATGAGCAGCACAGGCTGGGGAGCAGCGTGAGTGTGCAGCCACCTAGCTCAGGGGAGAGGGCAGCACCAGAGACCCCAAGCCTAGGGTCTCATCCAGCCAGCCTTGTGTGCCCCACAGCTGCAGGGGGAAGTGAAGCGGGCGCTGGAGCGTCAGGAGGCCCGGCAGCAGGCACTGGAGATGCGTGT GTGCTGTGCAGCTGCCAAGGCCAGCTCCGTCAGGCAGAGGCCGAGAACGCCCGGCTACAGCTGCAGCTCAAGAAACTGAAGGATGAGTACGTCCTGCGGCTGCAGCACTGCGCCCGGGAGGCAGTG GAGCACGCAGATGGTGCAGGCCAAACACCAGCCACCATGGCCCTCCGGACATTCCTGGAGGCGACTCTGGAGGACATCCGGGCAGCGCACCGCAGCCGTGAGCAGCAGCTGGCCCGGGCTGCCCGCAGCTACCACAAGAGGCTGGTGGATCTGAGCCGCAGGCATGAGGAGCTACTGGTTGCCTACAG GGCACCTGGGAACCCCCAAGCTATTTTTGACATAGCCAGCTTGGACCTGGAACCATTGCCCGTGCCCCTGGTCACTGACTTCAGCCATCGGGAGGACCAG CACGGCGGGCCTGGGGCACTGCTCTCATCCCCAAAGAAGGGACCCGGTGGAGCCTCCCAGGGGGGAACGTCAGAGCCACA GGGCCTGGACGCTGCATCCTGGGCCCAGATCCACCAGAAGCTCCGGGACTTCTCCCGCAGCACCCAG AGCTGGAACGGGAGCGGGCACAGCTGCTGGTCCGGGCCACGATGGCTGAAGAGCAACTTTCTGAGCTACAGGAGTACGTGGACCAGCACCTGGGCAGGTGGGCAGAGGGAGCTGGGTGTGACCCCAGGGCCCTGGTCTGGCCGGAATGAAGGATGA
- the CCDC78 gene encoding coiled-coil domain-containing protein 78 isoform X11, translated as MEHAATTGPRPGPPSRRVENVSSLGLAAPAMGLKSARSPKGQEGAGSFTLGLISARRGTFAAQPGREAGLVSAWEWGHSPAWDPPGEWVAVPPQVVLRAKDWLPGAPGGTAVWATSLEAEVPPDLALNKEQQLQISKELVDIQITTHHLQEQHEAEIFQLKSEVSSRVNQPQCTGDRGCRPRTRALHGHAHARGICGSRPASECCMPLSVHRVNVHLPQVARGQVHLLMPVVPQILQLESRVLELELRGDGASQGCAVPVESDPRHPRAPAQELRHKAQVPGHSDDRRFQVQPKNAMNPENEQHRLGSSVSVQPPSSGERAAPETPSLGSHPASLVCPTAAGGSEAGAGASGGPAAGTGDACVLCSCQGQLRQAEAENARLQLQLKKLKDEYVLRLQHCAREAVEHADGAGQTPATMALRTFLEATLEDIRAAHRSREQQLARAARSYHKRLVDLSRRHEELLVAYRAPGNPQAIFDIASLDLEPLPVPLVTDFSHREDQHGGPGALLSSPKKGPGGASQGGTSEPQKEKRGCCRWSWP; from the exons ATGGAGCACGCAGCCACCACAGGCCCCAGGCCTGGACCTCCCTCTCGGCGGGTGGAGAATGTGAGTTCTCTGGGACTCGCCGCTCCTGCCATGGGGTTGAAGTCTGCCCGTTCCCCCAAAGGCCAGGAGGGTGCAGGTTCCTTCACCCTGGGTCTAATTTCAGCCAGGAGAGGGACTTTTGCAGCTCAGCCAGGCAGGGAGGCGGGACTGGTGAGTGCATGGGAGTGGGGCCACAGCCCAGCCTGGGACCCACCTGGGGAATGGGTGGCGGTACCTCCCCAGGTTGTGCTACGAGCCAAGGACTGGCTGCCAGGAGCTCCTGGGGGCACCGCAGTGTGGGCCACCAGCTTGGAAGCAGAGGTCCCACCAGATCTAGCGCTCAATAAGGAGCAGCAGCTGCAG ATCTCCAAGGAGCTGGTCGACATTCAGATCACAACCCACCATCTACAGGAGCAGCACGAGGCTGAAATCTTCCAGCTGAAGAGTGAGGTGAGCAGCCGTGTGAACCAGCCTCAGTGCACGGGGGACAGGGGGTGCAGGCCCAGGACACGTGCCCTGCATGGGCATGCACACGCACGTGGCATCTGTGGGTCTCGGCCTGCCTCTGAGTGCTGCATGCCCCTGAGCGTGCACCGGGTGAATGTTCACCTACCCCAGGTGGCCCGCGGGCAGGTGCACCTGCTCATGCCAGTTGTCCCACAGATCCTTCAGCTGGAGAGCCGGGTACTGGAGCTGGAGCTGCGAGGAGATGGCGCCAGCCAGGGCTGTGCAGTCCCAGTGGAGTCTGACCCCAGGCACCCCCGGGCACCAGCCCAAGAGCTCAGACACAAAGCCCAGGTGCCTGGACACTCTGATGACCGCAGATTCCAG GTGCAGCCCAAGAACGCCATGAACCCCGAGAATGAGCAGCACAGGCTGGGGAGCAGCGTGAGTGTGCAGCCACCTAGCTCAGGGGAGAGGGCAGCACCAGAGACCCCAAGCCTAGGGTCTCATCCAGCCAGCCTTGTGTGCCCCACAGCTGCAGGGGGAAGTGAAGCGGGCGCTGGAGCGTCAGGAGGCCCGGCAGCAGGCACTGGAGATGCGTGT GTGCTGTGCAGCTGCCAAGGCCAGCTCCGTCAGGCAGAGGCCGAGAACGCCCGGCTACAGCTGCAGCTCAAGAAACTGAAGGATGAGTACGTCCTGCGGCTGCAGCACTGCGCCCGGGAGGCAGTG GAGCACGCAGATGGTGCAGGCCAAACACCAGCCACCATGGCCCTCCGGACATTCCTGGAGGCGACTCTGGAGGACATCCGGGCAGCGCACCGCAGCCGTGAGCAGCAGCTGGCCCGGGCTGCCCGCAGCTACCACAAGAGGCTGGTGGATCTGAGCCGCAGGCATGAGGAGCTACTGGTTGCCTACAG GGCACCTGGGAACCCCCAAGCTATTTTTGACATAGCCAGCTTGGACCTGGAACCATTGCCCGTGCCCCTGGTCACTGACTTCAGCCATCGGGAGGACCAG CACGGCGGGCCTGGGGCACTGCTCTCATCCCCAAAGAAGGGACCCGGTGGAGCCTCCCAGGGGGGAACGTCAGAGCCACA GAAAGAGAAGAGGGGCTGCTGTAGATGGAGCTGGCCTTGA